The Microbacterium sp. KUDC0406 genome includes a window with the following:
- a CDS encoding LacI family DNA-binding transcriptional regulator, translating into MDLGHRDIVLLGGRADAATHAVGDERRLDGYRAAMIAAGLEEHVRHAPGAPTMPGGYEAAVRMLGDRRKRPTAFVGVCDEAAIGGIVAARRLGIAVPAELSVIGIDDHEHAEMFSLTTVRQHPREQGAAAVRLLRDRMEHPASAAQQVTLPIELVARSSTSGLR; encoded by the coding sequence ATCGACCTCGGGCATCGCGACATCGTGCTTCTCGGCGGCAGGGCGGATGCCGCGACCCACGCGGTCGGTGACGAGCGCCGCCTCGACGGCTACCGCGCGGCGATGATCGCCGCCGGCCTCGAGGAGCACGTGAGGCACGCCCCGGGCGCGCCCACCATGCCGGGCGGATACGAGGCGGCCGTGCGGATGCTGGGCGACCGGCGCAAGCGGCCGACCGCCTTCGTGGGCGTCTGCGACGAGGCCGCCATCGGCGGCATCGTCGCAGCTCGGCGCCTGGGGATCGCTGTGCCGGCGGAGCTCAGCGTGATCGGCATCGACGACCACGAGCATGCCGAGATGTTCTCGCTGACCACCGTGCGGCAGCATCCGCGCGAACAGGGAGCGGCCGCGGTGCGGCTGCTGCGCGACCGGATGGAGCATCCGGCCTCCGCCGCCCAGCAGGTGACGCTGCCGATCGAGCTGGTCGCGCGCTCGTCCACATCCGGTCTCCGCTGA
- a CDS encoding ABC transporter substrate-binding protein yields the protein MALSQRYRLLAPLALVGAAALVLTGCAEGDTGGSGDSGTKTVKIAGGITGGEAQNLQDSFAQFTKDTGIKVEYTGDKSFEGNIVTKVTGGSAPDVAIVPQPGLLNSLIDTGEVQEGTDEVSKNVDEYWGEDWKSYGSADGTFYAAPMLANVKGYVWYQPAKFKEWGVEVPKTWDELLTLTKTIQEKTGTQPWCAGFESGDASGWPGTDWIEDLVLRTGGPEVYDKWVSGEVKFTDPEIKTAFDEVGKILLNGDYVNAGFGDVKTINSTPFGNDIAAKVADGTCALTHQASFLTANFLEVKTADGNTPEVAPDGDVYAFVLPGMTEGEQSIEGGGEFVTRFSDDDATKQVVEFMSTPEFADARVKLGGAISANKGADPSLASSEFLTDAMKLLQDENTTFRFDASDMMPATVGSGSFWKGMVNWIDGRATDQVLKDIQAGYEN from the coding sequence ATGGCTTTGTCACAGCGATACCGCCTTCTTGCTCCGCTCGCCCTGGTCGGCGCCGCGGCGCTGGTCCTGACCGGTTGCGCAGAGGGCGACACCGGCGGCTCCGGCGATTCCGGCACCAAGACCGTCAAGATCGCCGGTGGCATCACCGGCGGCGAGGCACAGAACCTTCAGGATTCCTTCGCCCAGTTCACGAAGGACACCGGCATCAAGGTCGAGTACACCGGCGACAAGAGCTTCGAGGGCAACATCGTCACCAAGGTGACCGGTGGATCCGCCCCCGACGTCGCGATCGTGCCGCAGCCGGGTCTGCTCAACTCGCTGATCGACACCGGCGAGGTGCAGGAGGGCACCGACGAGGTCTCGAAGAACGTCGACGAGTACTGGGGCGAGGACTGGAAGTCGTACGGCAGCGCCGACGGCACCTTCTACGCGGCCCCCATGCTCGCCAACGTCAAGGGCTACGTCTGGTACCAGCCGGCGAAGTTCAAGGAGTGGGGCGTGGAGGTCCCGAAGACCTGGGACGAGCTGCTCACCCTCACCAAGACGATCCAGGAGAAGACCGGCACGCAGCCGTGGTGCGCGGGCTTCGAGTCCGGCGATGCCAGCGGATGGCCGGGCACCGACTGGATCGAGGACCTGGTGCTGCGCACCGGCGGGCCCGAGGTGTACGACAAGTGGGTCTCGGGTGAGGTCAAGTTCACCGACCCCGAGATCAAGACCGCCTTCGACGAGGTCGGCAAGATCCTGCTGAACGGCGACTACGTCAACGCCGGCTTCGGTGACGTGAAGACCATCAACTCGACGCCGTTCGGCAACGACATCGCCGCGAAGGTCGCCGATGGCACCTGCGCGCTGACCCACCAGGCGTCGTTCCTCACGGCGAACTTCCTCGAGGTCAAGACCGCCGACGGGAACACGCCCGAGGTCGCACCGGACGGCGACGTGTACGCGTTCGTGCTCCCCGGCATGACCGAGGGCGAGCAGTCGATCGAGGGCGGCGGCGAGTTCGTCACCCGCTTCTCGGATGACGACGCCACCAAGCAGGTCGTGGAGTTCATGTCCACGCCGGAGTTCGCCGACGCGCGCGTGAAGCTCGGCGGGGCGATCTCGGCCAACAAGGGCGCCGACCCGTCGCTGGCCTCCAGCGAGTTCCTCACCGACGCCATGAAGCTGCTGCAGGACGAGAACACCACGTTCCGCTTCGACGCCTCCGACATGATGCCGGCGACGGTGGGCTCCGGCTCGTTCTGGAAGGGCATGGTGAACTGGATCGACGGCCGCGCCACCGACCAGGTGCTCAAGGACATCCAGGCGGGTTACGAGAACTAG
- the rplL gene encoding 50S ribosomal protein L7/L12 — MAKLTTEELLEQFAGLTLVELNDFVKAFEEKFEVTAAAPVAVAGAAGGAAGAEAEEEKDEFDVILEAAGDKKIQVIKTVRELTSLGLGEAKALVDGAPKPVLEGANKEAAEAAKTALEEAGATVTLK; from the coding sequence ATGGCTAAGCTCACCACTGAGGAGCTGCTCGAGCAGTTCGCCGGCCTGACCCTCGTCGAGCTCAACGACTTCGTCAAGGCGTTCGAGGAGAAGTTCGAGGTCACCGCTGCTGCTCCGGTCGCCGTCGCCGGTGCTGCCGGTGGCGCTGCCGGCGCCGAGGCCGAGGAGGAGAAGGACGAGTTCGACGTCATCCTCGAGGCCGCCGGTGACAAGAAGATCCAGGTCATCAAGACCGTCCGCGAGCTGACCTCGCTGGGCCTCGGCGAGGCCAAGGCTCTCGTCGACGGCGCTCCGAAGCCCGTTCTCGAGGGTGCGAACAAGGAGGCCGCTGAGGCCGCCAAGACCGCCCTCGAGGAGGCCGGCGCCACGGTGACCCTGAAGTAA
- the rplJ gene encoding 50S ribosomal protein L10, protein MAQKDASVAELTKSFEDSNAVLLTEYRGLTVAQLKELRNSIRQNAEYAVVKNTLTKIAANNAGISALDDDLKGPSAIAFVHGDFVATAKALRDFAKANPLLVIKGGIFEGNALDAAEVDKYASLESREVLLAKAAGMMKATMGKAAATIDALREKLETAEAA, encoded by the coding sequence ATGGCGCAGAAGGATGCATCGGTCGCCGAGCTCACGAAGTCATTCGAGGACTCGAACGCCGTTCTGCTGACCGAGTACCGCGGTCTGACGGTTGCCCAGCTCAAGGAGCTGCGCAACAGCATCCGTCAGAACGCTGAGTACGCCGTGGTGAAGAACACGCTGACCAAGATCGCCGCGAACAACGCGGGGATCAGCGCTCTGGACGATGACCTCAAGGGTCCGTCGGCCATCGCGTTCGTGCACGGCGACTTCGTCGCCACCGCGAAGGCCCTGCGTGACTTCGCCAAGGCCAACCCGCTTCTCGTGATCAAGGGCGGCATCTTCGAGGGCAACGCCCTCGACGCCGCTGAGGTCGACAAGTACGCCTCGCTGGAGAGCCGTGAGGTTCTGCTGGCGAAGGCCGCGGGCATGATGAAGGCGACGATGGGCAAGGCTGCCGCCACCATCGACGCGCTTCGCGAAAAGCTGGAGACCGCCGAAGCCGCGTGA
- a CDS encoding TrbC/VirB2 family protein produces MTSYPALGFDPAPGDLSLLGAFVDNLSAGADGVEDALSALDGGEDASWSGLAADAFRANQSEDFRPRLVDSGRALRSSHRTLAGWADELAEFQRQARGLEQEAATAKAAVARTQGDRNDAKTASTDEDADPSDLADAERALGLAQGDLTAVIEAAHRLLERVDERAREVAEQLEDAQDLISQYSGNFFSNLWDDAVDLADKFMEYVVPILEDILRAALPIISLLSFVFPALAPIALGISIALVVIDGLQALTGRGSWGDFAIGVAGLALGFAASGLGGVLGNGASTLRINIPTIGPSLATAGGGAATGGIVTVASLSISTGAIVGNTYWAATTANDIYSGGKDLIESVGGPWSNLVERGQNLVAGNGPRTDEELRG; encoded by the coding sequence ATGACCTCCTACCCCGCACTCGGCTTCGACCCCGCACCGGGCGACCTGTCGCTGCTCGGAGCCTTCGTCGACAACCTCAGCGCCGGCGCCGACGGCGTCGAGGACGCGCTCTCCGCTCTCGACGGCGGTGAGGACGCCTCGTGGTCGGGGCTGGCCGCCGACGCCTTCCGCGCTAACCAGTCCGAGGACTTCCGCCCGCGCCTCGTCGACTCCGGCCGCGCCCTGCGGTCGTCTCACCGCACACTTGCGGGCTGGGCCGACGAACTCGCGGAGTTCCAGCGCCAGGCACGCGGTCTGGAGCAGGAGGCGGCGACCGCGAAGGCGGCCGTGGCCCGCACCCAGGGCGATCGCAACGATGCGAAGACCGCGTCGACCGACGAGGATGCCGACCCGAGCGATCTGGCCGACGCCGAGCGCGCGCTCGGACTGGCCCAGGGCGACCTGACGGCAGTCATCGAAGCGGCGCACCGTCTGCTCGAACGGGTCGACGAGCGCGCCCGCGAGGTGGCCGAACAGCTCGAGGACGCCCAGGACCTCATCTCGCAGTACTCGGGCAACTTCTTCTCGAACCTGTGGGACGACGCCGTCGACCTCGCCGACAAGTTCATGGAGTACGTCGTCCCGATCCTCGAGGACATCCTCCGTGCGGCGCTGCCGATCATCAGCCTGCTCTCCTTCGTGTTCCCCGCACTCGCCCCCATCGCGCTGGGCATCTCGATCGCGCTGGTCGTGATCGACGGGCTGCAGGCGCTGACGGGACGCGGATCCTGGGGCGACTTCGCCATCGGCGTGGCGGGCCTGGCACTCGGCTTCGCCGCATCCGGCCTGGGCGGAGTGCTCGGCAACGGTGCGAGCACGCTCCGCATCAACATCCCGACGATCGGCCCGAGCCTCGCCACCGCGGGCGGCGGGGCCGCCACCGGCGGCATCGTGACCGTGGCCTCGCTGTCGATCAGCACCGGCGCGATCGTGGGCAACACCTACTGGGCGGCGACCACCGCGAACGACATCTACTCCGGGGGCAAGGACCTCATCGAGAGCGTCGGCGGCCCCTGGTCCAATCTCGTCGAGCGCGGTCAGAACCTGGTCGCGGGTAACGGTCCGCGCACGGATGAGGAGCTGCGGGGATGA
- a CDS encoding LacI family DNA-binding transcriptional regulator, with amino-acid sequence MSTIADVAARAGVSKATASRALSGNGYVSGETRDRVRAAAAELSYVAHSSAMSLATGRSLSVGVIMPSLDRWFFAELLAGMQDSLFAEGYDLVLYGIREGSAERARLFEDILPRRRFDGILAVGIQPSAHELERLLQVSSPRSASARTARAPARSRSTTRWPHASRPSISSTSGIATSCFSAAGRMPRPTRSVTSAASTATARR; translated from the coding sequence ATGAGCACCATCGCCGATGTCGCTGCCCGCGCAGGGGTCTCCAAGGCGACGGCCAGCAGGGCGCTCAGCGGCAACGGCTACGTCTCCGGCGAGACTCGCGATCGCGTGCGGGCCGCAGCGGCGGAGCTGTCCTACGTCGCGCACTCCTCCGCGATGAGCCTCGCGACCGGCCGCTCGCTGTCGGTCGGCGTGATCATGCCGTCGCTGGACCGCTGGTTCTTCGCCGAACTGCTGGCCGGCATGCAGGACTCTCTGTTCGCCGAGGGGTACGACCTGGTGCTGTACGGGATCAGGGAGGGATCCGCGGAGCGCGCACGGCTCTTCGAGGACATCCTGCCGCGGCGCCGGTTCGACGGCATCCTCGCGGTCGGCATCCAGCCCAGCGCGCACGAGCTGGAGCGTCTGCTGCAGGTGTCCTCCCCACGGTCAGCATCGGCCCGTACAGCGAGGGCACCAGCGCGGTCTCGATCGACGACGCGGTGGCCGCACGCATCGCGACCGAGCATCTCATCGACCTCGGGCATCGCGACATCGTGCTTCTCGGCGGCAGGGCGGATGCCGCGACCCACGCGGTCGGTGACGAGCGCCGCCTCGACGGCTACCGCGCGGCGATGA
- a CDS encoding YqaJ viral recombinase family protein yields MTPELEARIIADSRDRVAWLRARARGITATDVAGLSGESSIARAADSKLGAGPRFGGNAYTDHGRRREPEIAAWVAATHGILPSSALFCAEVERRHLATPDGIVQEAGGRVLLAEIKTTNKSWRSIPRTYLRQVWWQQHVLGAERTLFVWEEHDDFQPVHDEPKSVWIDRDDREIGRLVGLATRLIDELYHRTTGQLPPQQSSVAASGREALRERDMFRALALSD; encoded by the coding sequence GTGACCCCGGAACTCGAAGCGCGCATCATCGCGGACTCCCGCGACCGGGTCGCGTGGCTCCGGGCCAGGGCACGAGGGATCACGGCGACGGATGTCGCCGGTCTCTCCGGCGAGTCGTCCATCGCGCGGGCCGCCGACTCCAAGCTCGGCGCCGGTCCCCGCTTCGGCGGCAACGCCTACACCGATCACGGTCGCCGGCGTGAACCCGAGATCGCCGCCTGGGTCGCCGCCACCCATGGCATCCTGCCCTCGTCCGCGCTGTTCTGCGCCGAGGTCGAGAGACGGCACCTGGCCACGCCGGACGGCATCGTGCAGGAGGCCGGCGGACGAGTGCTGCTCGCCGAGATCAAGACCACGAACAAGTCGTGGCGTTCCATCCCCCGCACCTACCTGCGCCAGGTGTGGTGGCAGCAGCACGTGCTCGGCGCCGAGCGGACGCTGTTCGTGTGGGAGGAGCATGACGACTTCCAGCCCGTCCACGACGAGCCGAAATCGGTGTGGATCGATCGTGACGACCGTGAGATCGGGCGCCTGGTCGGCCTCGCCACCCGCCTGATCGATGAGCTGTACCACCGCACCACAGGGCAGCTCCCGCCGCAGCAGTCGTCCGTCGCCGCCAGCGGCCGCGAGGCGCTGCGCGAGCGCGACATGTTCCGCGCGCTGGCGCTCAGCGACTGA